In one Culex quinquefasciatus strain JHB chromosome 2, VPISU_Cqui_1.0_pri_paternal, whole genome shotgun sequence genomic region, the following are encoded:
- the LOC6050720 gene encoding probable cytochrome P450 6a20, with protein sequence MNVLLLLLASLLFALLKWIYSHFQSRYQFWKDRNVPYLEPRFPVGNVGDTLKPTIHFAHIMDNLYRRLTKLGDDYAGIYFFRDPVLVVLSPEFAKTVLVKDFNYFVDRGVYSNERDDPLSANLFFMEGHQWRKLRAKLTPTFTSGRLKAMFYTILAVGEQFDRFLGGYVAGVNEVEVKDLLARFTTDVIGSCAFGIDCNSLENPKSEFREMGKRMINFPKLKALKVFFAMMFRDTARKLGIRFNDEDVSEFFFSVVRDTIKYREENNVQRKDFMQLLIELKNKGYMDGEVDGAAEEMSGQRLEKLTFEEIAAQAFVFFFAGFETSATTMTFALHLLATHPDVQEKGRSCVLDVLSRHDNKFSYEAIMEMTYLDWIINETLRIYPPVATLHRMTTKPYKLSNGSIIPKGTGLCIPNLAIQRDPQHFPDPLKFRPERFSEEEKSTRHPFSYLPFGEGPRICIGMRFGLLQTRMGLALLLKSYRFSLCLRSPVPLVIDPVNLIHGPAGDVWLGIEKVQ encoded by the exons ATGAACGTCCTGCTGCTACTCCTCGCATCACTCCTTTTCGCACTCCTCAAATGGATCTACTCGCACTTTCAGTCCCGGTACCAGTTCTGGAAGGACCGGAACGTACCCTATCTGGAACCCCGCTTCCCGGTGGGCAACGTCGGCGACACGCTCAAGCCGACGATCCACTTTGCCCACATCATGGACAATCTGTACAGGCGGCTGACCAAGCTGGGTGACGACTACGCCGGCATTTACTTCTTCCGGGATCCGGTGCTGGTGGTGCTGTCGCCGGAGTTTGCCAAAACGGTGCTTGTGAAGGACTTTAACTACTTTGTGGACCGCGGAGTGTACAGCAACGAGCGGGACGATCCGCTGTCGGCTAACCTGTTCTTCATGGAGGGGCACCAGTGGCGCAAGTTGAGGGCGAAGCTGACGCCGACGTTCACCTCGGGCAGGTTAAAGGCCATGTTTTATACGATACTGGCGGTGGGCGAGCAGTTTGACCGGTTTTTGGGGGGCTATGTGGCCGGGGTGAATGAGGTGGAGGTTAAGGACTTGCTGGCGAGGTTCACGACGGATGTGATTGGATCGTGTGCGTTTGGGATTGATTGTAACAGCTTGGAGAATCCCAAGTCCGAGTTCCGGGAGATGGGTAAGAGGATGATTAACTTTCCAAAGTTGAAGGCGTTGAAGGTGTTTTTTGCGATGATGTTCCGGGACACGGCGAGGAAGTTGGGAATAAGGTTCAATGACGAGGATGTGTCGGAGTTTTTCTTTTCTGTTGTTCGGGATACGATCAAGTATCGGGAGGAGAACAATGTGCAGAGGAAGGATTTCATGCAGCTGCTGATTGAACTGAAGAACAAGGGATACATGGATGGGGAGGTAGATGGAGCTGCGGAGGAGATGTCCGGACAGCGGTTGGAGAAGTTGACCTTTGAAGAGATTGCAGCTCAAGCGTTCGTGTTCTTCTTTGCTGGCTTTGAAACTTCTGCTACGACCATGACGTTTGCGCTGCATTTGCTTGCTACGCATCCAGACGTTCAGGAGAAGGGAAGAAGTTGTGTCCTAGATGTATTGAGCAGACATGACAACAAGTTTAGCTACGAAGCCATCATGGAGATGACCTATCTGGATTGGATCATCAATG AAACCCTTCGTATCTACCCACCAGTAGCAACGCTGCACAGGATGACCACAAAACCATACAAGCTATCGAATGGATCCATCATCCCGAAAGGAACCGGACTTTGCATCCCAAATCTAGCCATCCAGCGTGACCCACAACACTTCCCAGACCCTCTAAAATTCCGTCCGGAGCGCTTCTCCGAAGAAGAAAAGTCAACGCGTCACCCGTTCAGCTACCTTCCGTTCGGCGAAGGTCCCCGAATCTGCATTGGGATGCGGTTTGGCCTGCTCCAGACGCGGATGGGACTGGCGCTGCTGCTGAAGAGTTACCGATTCAGTCTGTGCTTGAGGTCACCCGTTCCGCTGGTGATCGACCCGGTGAATTTGATTCACGGACCAGCCGGGGACGTTTGGTTGGGCATTGAGAAGGTTCAGTAG